A DNA window from Thermococcus sp. 4557 contains the following coding sequences:
- a CDS encoding 2-oxoacid:acceptor oxidoreductase subunit alpha, with protein sequence MRYPFPVGKSDFIQGDEAIARAAILGGCRFYAGYPITPASEIFEAMALYMPLVDGVSIQMEDELASMAAIIGASWAGAKAMTATSGPGFSLMQENLGYAVMTETPVVVVDVQRGGPSTGQPTLAAQGDIMQAIWGTHGDHSLIVLSPSTVQEAFDFTIRAFNLAEKYRTPVVLLTDAEIAHMRERVYIPNPGEVEIIDRKLPENEEEARLPFGDPHGDGVPPMPIFGRGYRTYVTGLTHDERGRPKTVDAEVHEKLIRRIIEKLERNREDIISYDAFELDDAEVAIVSTGIVSRSAVRAVKILREKGVKAGLLKLNTIWPFDFDMIEELAGQVNKIYVPEMNLGQLYHLVKEGANGKAEVELIAKIGGEVHTPMEIVERVVG encoded by the coding sequence ATGAGATACCCTTTTCCGGTCGGTAAGAGCGATTTCATTCAGGGTGATGAGGCGATAGCAAGGGCGGCGATCCTCGGGGGATGCCGCTTCTACGCGGGCTATCCAATCACGCCCGCGAGCGAGATATTCGAGGCCATGGCCCTCTACATGCCGCTGGTGGACGGTGTAAGTATACAGATGGAAGACGAGCTGGCGAGCATGGCGGCGATAATAGGGGCTTCATGGGCCGGGGCCAAGGCCATGACCGCAACGAGCGGCCCGGGATTCAGCCTCATGCAGGAGAACCTAGGCTATGCAGTCATGACGGAAACCCCTGTCGTTGTCGTGGACGTCCAGCGCGGCGGTCCATCAACGGGTCAGCCGACCCTCGCGGCCCAGGGCGACATAATGCAGGCCATCTGGGGAACCCACGGCGACCATTCACTCATAGTCCTCAGCCCCTCGACCGTCCAGGAGGCCTTTGACTTCACCATAAGGGCCTTCAACCTGGCCGAGAAGTACAGGACGCCGGTGGTTCTTCTCACCGACGCGGAAATAGCCCACATGCGCGAGCGCGTTTACATCCCCAATCCGGGAGAGGTCGAGATAATCGACCGCAAGCTTCCGGAGAACGAGGAGGAGGCGAGGCTTCCCTTCGGCGACCCCCACGGGGACGGCGTTCCGCCGATGCCGATATTCGGCAGGGGGTACAGAACATACGTCACCGGCCTCACCCACGACGAGAGGGGACGGCCCAAGACTGTGGACGCCGAGGTTCACGAGAAGCTCATACGGAGAATAATCGAGAAGCTGGAGCGCAACAGGGAGGACATAATCTCCTACGACGCCTTTGAGCTCGACGACGCTGAAGTAGCGATAGTGAGCACTGGCATAGTCTCCCGCTCGGCGGTAAGGGCCGTTAAGATACTCCGCGAGAAGGGCGTTAAGGCTGGCCTTCTCAAGCTCAACACGATATGGCCCTTCGACTTCGACATGATCGAGGAGCTCGCCGGGCAGGTGAATAAGATATACGTCCCGGAGATGAACCTCGGACAGCTCTACCACCTCGTCAAAGAGGGTGCCAACGGAAAGGCGGAGGTCGAGCTCATAGCAAAGATAGGCGGCGAGGTTCACACTCCGATGGAGATAGTCGAGAGGGTGGTGGGCTGA
- a CDS encoding 2-oxoacid:acceptor oxidoreductase subunit alpha: MIIRGNEPEQLRLLRKLYKPGNYFMQGNEAVAYGALFAGCRFYAGYPITPSSEIAETMARELPKLGGYYLQMEDEIGSIAAMVGASWTGFKVMTATAGPGFSLMQENLGYAVMTETPLVLVDVQRSGPSTGQATKGAQGDFFQARWGTHGDHPIVAVSPTSGQDAFWETIRAFNIAEKLRTPVVVLFDGVLAHTREQIKIPDVSEVEITYRKLPENEEEARLPFGDPHGDGVPPMPLFGHGYFTHVTGSTHKETGLRDVYTPEVHDRLVRRIHRKIEKNREVYEKYEEHFTDDAEILVVSWGVTARPALGAVLRAREEGIKAGLFVPKTVHPFPAERMRELGKRARAILVAEMNLGQMIIEVERYVNDDVLLKGVNKIGGVPLTVEEILREIRGVA; encoded by the coding sequence AGGGCAACGAGGCGGTAGCCTACGGCGCCCTCTTCGCCGGGTGCCGCTTCTACGCGGGTTATCCGATAACCCCCTCCAGCGAGATAGCGGAGACGATGGCTCGCGAACTGCCGAAGCTCGGCGGCTACTACCTCCAGATGGAGGACGAGATAGGGAGCATAGCCGCGATGGTCGGCGCCTCATGGACCGGGTTCAAGGTTATGACCGCTACTGCCGGACCCGGGTTCAGCCTCATGCAGGAGAACCTAGGCTACGCCGTGATGACCGAGACCCCGCTCGTTCTGGTCGACGTCCAGAGGAGCGGCCCCTCAACGGGACAGGCCACGAAGGGAGCGCAGGGCGACTTCTTCCAGGCCAGGTGGGGAACGCACGGAGACCATCCGATCGTTGCCGTTTCTCCGACGAGCGGGCAGGACGCCTTCTGGGAGACTATAAGGGCCTTTAACATTGCCGAAAAGCTGAGAACCCCCGTTGTGGTGCTCTTCGATGGAGTGCTCGCCCACACTAGGGAGCAGATAAAGATTCCGGACGTTTCGGAAGTCGAGATAACCTACCGCAAGCTTCCGGAGAATGAGGAGGAGGCGAGGCTTCCCTTCGGCGACCCCCACGGGGACGGCGTTCCGCCGATGCCGCTCTTCGGTCACGGCTACTTTACCCACGTCACCGGTTCGACTCACAAGGAGACCGGCCTGAGGGACGTTTACACCCCTGAGGTTCACGATAGGCTCGTGAGGAGAATACACCGCAAGATCGAGAAGAACCGCGAAGTTTACGAGAAGTACGAGGAGCACTTCACGGACGACGCCGAGATACTCGTCGTCAGCTGGGGCGTTACCGCGAGACCGGCCCTCGGAGCGGTTCTCCGGGCTAGGGAGGAGGGGATAAAGGCCGGCCTCTTCGTGCCGAAGACCGTCCACCCGTTCCCGGCCGAGAGAATGAGGGAGCTTGGAAAGCGCGCTAGAGCGATACTCGTCGCAGAGATGAACCTCGGCCAGATGATAATAGAGGTCGAGCGCTACGTTAACGACGACGTCCTCCTCAAGGGCGTGAACAAAATCGGCGGAGTGCCTCTGACCGTTGAGGAGATCCTCCGCGAGATAAGGGGTGTTGCCTGA
- a CDS encoding 2-oxoacid:ferredoxin oxidoreductase subunit gamma: MRKEVLFSGFGGQGVILASVILGRAAAVYEGLYAVQTQAYGPESRGGASKAEVVISDEPIDYPKTLNPDCAVFFSQEAYNKYLHTVRKGARIIVEEELVPHRDTEFEKGLEVVSLPLTEIAEETTGLSLTMNILTLGILTAWTGVVSREAIEKAVLDAVPKGTEEINLKALHKGFELGEKAKAGDL, translated from the coding sequence ATGAGAAAGGAAGTCCTCTTCAGCGGCTTCGGCGGCCAGGGAGTCATCCTGGCGAGCGTCATCCTCGGGAGGGCCGCGGCGGTCTACGAGGGACTCTACGCCGTTCAGACACAGGCCTACGGGCCGGAGTCTAGAGGTGGAGCGAGCAAGGCGGAGGTGGTCATAAGCGACGAGCCCATAGACTACCCCAAGACCCTCAATCCCGACTGTGCCGTCTTCTTCTCCCAGGAGGCATACAACAAGTACCTCCACACCGTCAGGAAGGGTGCCCGCATAATAGTCGAGGAGGAGCTCGTTCCGCACAGGGACACCGAGTTCGAGAAGGGGCTTGAGGTAGTCTCGCTGCCGCTCACGGAGATAGCCGAGGAAACCACCGGACTGAGCCTCACCATGAACATCCTCACCCTCGGAATCCTGACGGCGTGGACTGGAGTCGTGAGCAGGGAGGCCATAGAGAAGGCCGTTCTGGATGCGGTTCCCAAGGGCACCGAGGAGATAAACCTCAAGGCGCTTCACAAGGGTTTCGAGCTCGGGGAGAAGGCAAAGGCCGGAGACCTCTAA
- a CDS encoding 2-oxoacid:ferredoxin oxidoreductase subunit beta: MAKKIYSTYPMVKYLRKEALPTALCPGCGGGTVLNAFANAIDGLKIDPKDLVVVSGIGCSAWIASPYFLADTLHTTHGRAIAFATGVKVGLPDKKVVVISGDGDLASIGGNHLLHAARRNIDITVILVNNFIYGMTGGQVAPTTPFGAKTTTSPYRNIEHPLKISETVAAAGASYVARWTTAHVYQLIESIKKALQVKGFSLVEVISQCPVQFGRRNKMKEPAEMLRWFLKNSVPISRARNMSPEELEGKFVIGEFVNRERPEFTTELNKLIDEVQEHFGLKEE; the protein is encoded by the coding sequence ATGGCGAAGAAGATATACTCCACCTACCCGATGGTTAAGTACCTCCGCAAGGAGGCATTACCCACAGCCCTCTGCCCCGGCTGCGGCGGCGGAACCGTCCTCAACGCCTTCGCGAACGCGATCGACGGCCTCAAGATAGACCCGAAGGACCTCGTGGTCGTCAGCGGTATAGGCTGCTCCGCCTGGATAGCCTCACCGTACTTCCTCGCGGACACACTCCACACGACCCACGGGAGGGCGATAGCCTTCGCCACCGGCGTCAAGGTGGGCCTTCCCGACAAGAAGGTCGTCGTCATAAGCGGTGACGGTGATCTGGCGAGCATAGGCGGCAACCATCTGCTCCACGCCGCGAGGAGGAACATAGACATAACCGTAATCCTCGTCAACAACTTCATCTACGGAATGACCGGCGGCCAGGTCGCCCCCACGACGCCCTTCGGCGCTAAAACTACCACCAGCCCGTACAGGAACATAGAGCACCCGCTTAAGATTTCCGAGACTGTTGCCGCCGCCGGAGCGAGCTACGTTGCCAGGTGGACCACCGCCCACGTCTACCAGCTCATCGAGAGCATAAAGAAAGCCCTTCAGGTTAAGGGCTTCTCGCTCGTCGAGGTCATCTCCCAGTGCCCGGTCCAGTTCGGAAGACGGAACAAGATGAAGGAACCGGCCGAGATGCTCAGGTGGTTCCTCAAGAACTCGGTCCCGATCAGCAGGGCGAGAAACATGAGCCCGGAGGAGCTTGAGGGCAAGTTCGTCATAGGGGAGTTCGTAAACAGAGAGAGGCCGGAGTTCACCACGGAGCTTAACAAGCTCATAGACGAGGTTCAGGAGCATTTCGGCCTCAAGGAGGAGTGA
- a CDS encoding 2-oxoacid:ferredoxin oxidoreductase subunit beta: MYLKSAYEIRDKYLRKDMLPTIFCPGCGIGSALQYTLRAIDDLGLNQDEIVWVSGIGCSSRVPGFVNFDGLHTTHGRALAFATGIKLANPDLKIIAFMGDGDAAAIGGNHLIHAIRRNLDITVILINNFTYGMTGGQVAPTALKGLRGTTAPYGQFENPFDIADLAVSAGANYVARWSVFNYLQGINSIKKALSKEGFTLVEFLSPCPISFGRRNRMKTAPELLRWYQKITVPLAKAKKMPPEELEGKIVIGEFADRDRPGLVREYEAYKKRAKKMMGWEE, translated from the coding sequence ATGTACCTGAAATCCGCTTACGAGATTCGCGACAAGTACCTGAGAAAGGACATGCTCCCGACGATATTCTGTCCGGGCTGTGGAATAGGCTCGGCGCTCCAGTACACGCTCCGCGCGATAGACGACCTCGGCCTCAACCAAGACGAGATAGTCTGGGTCAGCGGAATAGGCTGTTCCTCCCGTGTTCCGGGCTTCGTCAACTTCGACGGCCTCCACACGACCCACGGAAGGGCATTAGCCTTTGCCACCGGCATAAAGCTCGCCAATCCGGACCTCAAGATAATCGCCTTCATGGGCGACGGAGATGCCGCGGCCATAGGAGGAAACCACCTCATCCACGCCATCAGGAGGAACCTCGACATAACTGTGATACTCATCAACAACTTCACCTACGGAATGACCGGCGGACAGGTCGCGCCGACCGCCCTGAAGGGCCTGCGCGGAACTACCGCTCCCTACGGCCAGTTCGAGAACCCCTTCGATATAGCCGACCTCGCGGTCTCGGCAGGGGCCAACTACGTGGCCAGGTGGAGCGTCTTCAACTACCTCCAGGGAATCAACAGCATCAAGAAGGCCCTCAGCAAGGAAGGCTTTACCCTCGTCGAGTTCCTCTCGCCGTGCCCGATAAGCTTCGGAAGGAGGAACAGGATGAAGACCGCTCCGGAACTGCTCCGCTGGTATCAGAAGATAACCGTCCCGCTCGCGAAGGCCAAGAAGATGCCGCCGGAGGAGCTCGAGGGCAAGATAGTCATCGGAGAGTTTGCCGACAGGGACAGGCCGGGTCTCGTGAGGGAGTACGAGGCGTACAAGAAGCGCGCCAAGAAGATGATGGGGTGGGAGGAATGA
- a CDS encoding 2-oxoacid:ferredoxin oxidoreductase subunit gamma: MQVRFAGIGGQGVVLAGVILGEAAAIEGLNVVQTQDYSSASRGGHSIADVIISKEPIYDVIVTEADVLVALAQLGYDTVKDELREDGLLIIDTDLVKPDRDYIGAPFTRLAEESTGLALTVNMVALGYLVAKTGVVKKENVEEAIRRRVPKGTEDINIKAFRVGYEEGCR, translated from the coding sequence ATGCAGGTTAGGTTCGCAGGCATAGGAGGCCAGGGTGTTGTCCTGGCCGGTGTCATACTCGGCGAGGCCGCCGCCATAGAGGGGCTGAACGTCGTCCAGACCCAGGACTACAGCTCCGCGAGCAGGGGCGGCCACTCCATAGCGGACGTGATAATATCCAAGGAGCCGATTTACGACGTCATAGTCACCGAGGCGGACGTTCTCGTCGCACTCGCCCAGCTCGGCTACGACACCGTCAAGGACGAGCTGAGGGAGGATGGGCTGTTGATCATAGACACCGACCTGGTTAAGCCCGATAGGGACTACATTGGTGCCCCATTCACGCGCCTGGCTGAGGAGAGCACCGGTCTGGCGCTCACCGTTAACATGGTCGCCCTCGGCTACCTCGTGGCGAAAACCGGTGTTGTGAAGAAGGAAAACGTCGAGGAGGCCATAAGGAGGAGGGTTCCCAAGGGAACCGAGGATATAAACATCAAAGCCTTCAGGGTCGGTTACGAGGAGGGATGCAGATGA
- the metG gene encoding methionine--tRNA ligase, with translation MVRYMVTSALPYANGPIHAGHLAGAYLPADIFVRYLRLKGEEVLFVCGTDEHGTPITFRALKENRSAREIVDEFHEHIKTTFERAKISFDYFGRTELPVHYRISQEFFLKALENGHLVKKVTKQAYCEHDKMFLPDRYVIGTCPYCGAEDQRGDQCEVCGHPLTPEKLINPRCNICGNPITFKDSAHYYIRMQDFEERLKEWVLSQEHWKPNVRNTVLGWINEGLEERAMTRDLNWGIPVPLDDEDVKGKVLYVWFEAPIGYISITIEHLKREGRENEWKKFWLNLDGETKVIHFIGKDNVPFHAIFWPAFLMAYGKYRDEEVEAEWNLPYDIPANEYLNLEGKKFSTSRNWAIWVHEFLDAFPADYLRYYLTAIMPETRDSDFSFADFKSKINEELVNNLGNFVHRAMTFANRYFDGVVPERGELDDLDRQAFEEIERAFEETGELIARYKFKDALKRVMELAIFGNRYFDYQKPWKTAKTDRVRTATTVNISLQIVKALGILLEPFLPDASEKIWHLLNLEELKSWEFTEIPAGHRVRKATPMFKKVTDEDIIYFIVNYMARGNPKSARLLLDKYYKRDDVMKVALERFGDAKREEAMAILKSIYGDEIGVKSEKPGKASKKEKVKRKGKGGESMGYISFDDFMKVDLRVGKIIEVKDHPNADRLYVVKVDLGDEVRQLVAGLKKYYKPEELLNHYVVIIANLEPKKLRGVESQGMLLAADDGENVALLMPDKEIKLGAGIR, from the coding sequence ATGGTCAGGTACATGGTAACCTCCGCACTCCCTTACGCTAACGGTCCGATTCACGCGGGACACCTGGCAGGGGCGTACCTTCCGGCGGACATCTTCGTGCGCTACCTGAGGCTCAAGGGAGAGGAAGTGCTCTTCGTCTGTGGAACCGATGAACATGGAACCCCCATAACCTTCCGCGCACTCAAAGAGAACAGGAGCGCCAGGGAGATCGTCGACGAGTTCCACGAGCACATAAAGACGACCTTCGAGAGGGCCAAGATAAGCTTCGACTACTTCGGCAGGACCGAGCTGCCGGTTCACTACCGCATAAGTCAGGAGTTCTTTCTCAAGGCTCTGGAGAACGGACATCTCGTCAAGAAGGTCACCAAGCAAGCCTACTGCGAGCACGATAAGATGTTCCTGCCCGACAGGTACGTCATAGGCACCTGCCCCTACTGCGGTGCCGAGGATCAGCGCGGCGACCAGTGTGAGGTCTGCGGTCATCCACTGACGCCGGAGAAGCTTATCAACCCGCGCTGTAACATCTGCGGCAACCCGATAACTTTCAAGGACTCAGCTCACTATTACATCCGGATGCAGGACTTCGAGGAGCGGCTGAAGGAGTGGGTTCTCAGCCAGGAGCACTGGAAGCCGAACGTCAGGAACACCGTTCTTGGCTGGATTAACGAGGGCCTCGAAGAGAGGGCCATGACGAGGGACCTCAACTGGGGAATACCCGTTCCCCTCGACGACGAGGACGTTAAAGGAAAGGTGCTCTACGTCTGGTTCGAGGCCCCGATAGGCTATATCTCGATCACCATCGAGCACCTGAAGCGGGAGGGAAGGGAGAACGAGTGGAAGAAGTTCTGGCTCAACCTCGACGGCGAGACCAAGGTCATCCACTTCATCGGCAAGGACAACGTGCCCTTCCACGCGATATTCTGGCCGGCCTTCCTGATGGCTTACGGCAAGTACAGGGATGAGGAAGTCGAGGCCGAGTGGAACCTGCCCTATGACATCCCGGCCAACGAGTACCTCAACCTTGAGGGCAAGAAGTTCTCAACGAGCAGGAACTGGGCCATCTGGGTCCACGAGTTCCTAGACGCCTTCCCTGCAGACTACCTGCGCTACTACCTCACCGCCATAATGCCCGAAACTCGCGATAGCGACTTCAGCTTCGCCGACTTCAAGAGCAAGATAAACGAGGAGCTCGTCAACAACCTCGGAAACTTCGTTCACAGGGCGATGACCTTCGCCAACCGCTACTTCGACGGTGTCGTTCCGGAGAGGGGCGAGCTGGACGACCTCGACAGGCAGGCCTTCGAGGAGATTGAGAGGGCCTTCGAGGAGACCGGGGAGCTGATAGCCAGGTATAAGTTCAAGGACGCGTTAAAGCGAGTCATGGAGCTCGCCATCTTCGGCAACCGCTACTTCGACTATCAGAAGCCCTGGAAGACCGCCAAAACCGACCGCGTGAGGACTGCAACCACCGTGAACATATCCCTCCAGATAGTCAAGGCCCTTGGAATCCTCCTTGAACCATTCCTCCCAGATGCGAGCGAGAAGATATGGCACCTCCTCAACCTTGAGGAGCTGAAGAGCTGGGAGTTCACCGAGATTCCGGCCGGGCACCGCGTCAGGAAGGCCACCCCGATGTTCAAGAAGGTAACCGACGAGGACATAATCTACTTCATCGTGAACTACATGGCGAGGGGCAACCCCAAGAGCGCCAGACTGCTCCTCGATAAGTATTACAAGCGGGACGATGTGATGAAGGTTGCCCTCGAGCGCTTCGGGGATGCCAAACGGGAAGAGGCGATGGCAATCCTTAAGAGCATCTACGGTGATGAAATCGGAGTCAAATCCGAAAAGCCCGGAAAGGCCTCGAAGAAGGAGAAGGTGAAGAGAAAGGGGAAAGGTGGTGAAAGCATGGGATACATCAGCTTTGATGACTTCATGAAGGTCGACCTGAGGGTTGGAAAGATAATCGAGGTCAAGGACCACCCGAACGCCGACAGGCTCTACGTGGTCAAGGTCGATCTCGGAGACGAGGTCAGGCAGCTCGTGGCGGGGCTGAAGAAGTACTACAAGCCGGAAGAGCTGCTCAACCACTACGTCGTCATCATAGCCAACCTCGAGCCCAAGAAGCTCAGGGGAGTAGAGAGCCAGGGAATGCTCCTCGCTGCTGACGACGGAGAGAACGTGGCTTTACTCATGCCGGACAAGGAGATAAAACTGGGAGCAGGGATAAGGTGA
- a CDS encoding DUF192 domain-containing protein yields the protein MLVNETKERTWHGPVKVADSFFKRFRGLMLVRNINYALVFILPAETKANASIHTFFMLSDIDVIWLDSARRVVDFKTARKWRFYAPKEPAKYIIEGPVGLIKTLDVEEGDLISWTPSEEKERAVPVKVSLPDGLSFDKGSNGMALTESVREVKVKGS from the coding sequence ATGCTCGTCAACGAGACCAAGGAGCGAACGTGGCACGGGCCTGTGAAGGTAGCGGACAGCTTCTTTAAGCGCTTCAGGGGATTAATGCTGGTTAGAAATATCAACTATGCCCTGGTCTTCATTCTTCCGGCGGAAACCAAGGCCAACGCGTCAATCCACACCTTCTTCATGCTGAGCGATATAGACGTAATCTGGCTGGACTCCGCGAGACGGGTGGTGGACTTTAAAACTGCCCGGAAATGGCGGTTCTACGCTCCGAAAGAGCCGGCCAAGTACATAATAGAGGGGCCGGTGGGCCTGATAAAAACGCTCGACGTTGAGGAAGGCGATTTGATAAGCTGGACCCCAAGTGAGGAGAAGGAAAGGGCCGTGCCGGTGAAGGTGTCGCTGCCCGATGGTCTCTCCTTCGACAAGGGGAGCAACGGAATGGCGCTCACAGAGAGCGTGCGGGAAGTTAAGGTGAAGGGGAGTTAG
- a CDS encoding 6-carboxytetrahydropterin synthase — MKARIIERFKFEAAHAVRINGESEEIHGHTFRLEVAVEGPLKNGYVMDFLELRRIVNEIIGKLDHRNLNALFENPTTENVALWIAGEVKKRLPEGVRLQRVTLWEGEENGVEFEF, encoded by the coding sequence ATGAAAGCCAGAATCATCGAGCGCTTCAAATTCGAGGCGGCTCATGCCGTTCGGATCAACGGAGAGTCCGAGGAGATACACGGCCACACCTTCAGGCTTGAAGTGGCTGTGGAAGGCCCCCTGAAGAACGGCTACGTGATGGACTTCCTTGAGCTTAGGAGAATTGTGAATGAAATCATTGGGAAGCTCGACCACCGGAACCTAAACGCTCTCTTCGAAAACCCGACGACCGAAAACGTAGCCCTGTGGATAGCGGGAGAGGTGAAGAAAAGGCTCCCGGAAGGAGTGAGACTTCAGAGGGTAACCCTCTGGGAAGGGGAAGAGAACGGGGTGGAGTTTGAGTTTTGA
- a CDS encoding PIN domain-containing protein gives MIFIDSSVLYNALVVTELTGYAAQAFKLEEPRITSETVIDEVWFALLKRDAGSPWKIRKELKNSSEFRKMAVKYLSGILGFLSAQNVVIVPDSSNWTKVAYHVKEFGLMPHDARILATALEYNCDKLATLDKDFGPVRGVIKLVPVEFWQENR, from the coding sequence TTGATATTCATAGACTCAAGCGTTCTGTACAACGCGCTTGTGGTGACCGAACTTACTGGGTATGCCGCCCAAGCCTTTAAATTGGAAGAACCGCGAATAACTTCTGAGACCGTGATTGACGAGGTGTGGTTTGCCCTCTTGAAGAGAGACGCAGGCTCCCCGTGGAAGATAAGGAAGGAGCTTAAGAACAGTAGTGAGTTCAGAAAGATGGCGGTTAAGTATTTGAGTGGAATACTGGGCTTTCTCAGCGCTCAGAACGTTGTAATCGTGCCGGATTCTTCAAACTGGACAAAAGTTGCCTACCATGTTAAAGAATTCGGCTTAATGCCCCACGACGCTAGAATCCTCGCCACCGCCTTGGAGTACAACTGTGATAAGCTCGCCACCCTCGACAAAGATTTTGGCCCTGTGAGGGGCGTTATTAAGCTTGTCCCCGTGGAGTTCTGGCAGGAAAACCGTTAA